The DNA window CGTCCCCGCCCCGCCGCCAGGTGGGCGACAGCGCCGCCGCCGCGTCGAAGCGGCCCAGCAGATAGCGGGTGAAGAGCCGCTCGTACCGGGCCACCACGGTGATCTCCCGCTCGCGCAGCGTCGGTACCTGCCGGATCAGCCGGTAGCGGGCCACCGACACGGCCGGGGTGGAGGCGTACATCCGCAGCACCTCCTTGATCCCCCGGCAGACCACGTCCAGCGGGTGCTCCTCGGCGTCGGCGCTGGCCAGCAGGTCGGCCACCCGGATCAGGGTGTCGTCGTGGTCCGGGAAGATCGCCTCCTCCTTGGACCGGAAGTAGCGGAAGAAGGTCCTCCGGGCCACCCCGGCCGCAGCGGCGATCTGGTCGACCGTCGTCTCCTCGTAGCCCTGTCCGGCGAACAGCTCCATGGCGGCGGCTGCCAGGTCCTGCCGCATCTGCTGGCGCTGCGCGGTGGCCCGACGGCCGTTGGCGCCGTGCCCGAGCCGCTGGCCGCCGGCGGCAACGCCGCCGCTGGTCGCCTCGTGTCGCACCGTGGCACGCTCCCGATCCATGCGTGGCACGCTACACGCCCCGGCCTGCCCGGCGTCCGTCCCCGTCGCCGATTCCCGCTGGTCGGGACGGCCGGGCGGGCGCGGCCACCGGGACGCCACCGCCCCGGGGCCCACGCCGAGCCGTCCGCCGCGCACGGTCATCGCCGCGCGTGGTCGCGAAACCCACGGCCGGTCTTGCGCCCCAGGCAGCCCGCCGCCACCAGGTGCTCCAGCAGCGGCGCGGGCGCCAGCCCCGGCTCGCGGAACTCCTGGTGCAGCACCCGCTCGATGGTCAGCGACACATCCAGGCCCACCACGTCCAGCAGTTCGAACGGCCCCATCGGGTAGCCGCAGCCCAGCCGCATCGCGGTGTCGATGTCGTCCACCGTGGCGTAGTGCTCCTCCAGCATCCGCACCGCGTCATTGAGGTACGGGAAGAGCAGCGCATTGACGATGAACCCCGCCCGGTCGCCGCACTCCACCGGGTGCTTGCGCACCCTGGCGCAGACCTCCAGCGCGGTCGCGGCGACATCCGCGCCGGTCAGCACCGTGGAGACCACCTCCACCAGCTTCATCGCCGGGGCCGGGTTGAAGAAGTGCAGGCCGACCACGTCCTGCGGGCGGGTGGTCGCGGTGGCGCACTCGATCACCGGCAGGCTGGAGGTGGTGGTGGCCAGCACCGCGCCCGGTCGGCAGACCTTGTCCAGCGAGGCGAACAGGTCCCGCTTGACCGCCAGGTCCTCCGCCACCGCCTCCACCGCCAGGTCCACCCGGTCCAGGTCACCCAGGTGGCCGCTCGGGACCACCCGGGCCAGCGCCGTGTCGCGGGCCTCCTCGCTCAGTCGGCCCTTGGCCACCGACCGGTCCAGCGAGGCCGCCAGCGCGGCCTTCGCCCGGTCCGCCTTCTGCTGGCTGCGGGCCACCAGCAGCACGTCGTACCCGGCCTTG is part of the Peterkaempfera bronchialis genome and encodes:
- a CDS encoding TetR family transcriptional regulator, with the protein product MDRERATVRHEATSGGVAAGGQRLGHGANGRRATAQRQQMRQDLAAAAMELFAGQGYEETTVDQIAAAAGVARRTFFRYFRSKEEAIFPDHDDTLIRVADLLASADAEEHPLDVVCRGIKEVLRMYASTPAVSVARYRLIRQVPTLREREITVVARYERLFTRYLLGRFDAAAALSPTWRRGGDDDPMLAEVSAAAVVAAHNHVLRRWLRAGGRGDVEAQLDHSFEVIRETFWAQAPASARRRGADLAPSAMRESQAALESAVGSAVSAAPGGEVLITVARTDAPLDQVLDSIRTALSGAAADREDPPAS